GTCGGATTACTAGCAGGATTTATAGGTAGTGGAGATGTGAAAATAACCTGTTTAAATTGTGGATGCCAATGTAAGCCGGGACAACTTAAAACATCTCCATTGAGTGAATATGAAAAACAAGGTTATTATAATATGCTTAGAATAAAAGCAGAAGAAAAGAAAAAAGCGGAAGAACCCATGAGTACTGGCGGTTGTATAGTATTAGTCATTTGTGTTCTAGTTTGGATATTAATAGGAGTAGCAACATGTAAATAAGTTATAATTAAACATCAACATCAATAGGCATTTTGCTTGAAAATGTCTTTAGATGTATTTTGATTTAATTTAGATATGTAATTTAGTATATTATTTAGTATTGGTACTACTAAACTGACACAATGCCTACTACTAAACTGACAGTTTACCCTACTACTAAATTGACACACTATACTACTAAATTGACATATGCCTACTACTAAATTGACAGTAATATTTTGCTTAACCAAAAGCAATTAGTATATTTGCAAAGTGAACAGGGGTAGACATGGAGTAGCTACCTGTCGAAAGAGTCCGCAACTACTTTCCCCTGTCGCTTTGTATAATAGTTGCGTCAATTTAGTTGCAATGAATGTTATATTTTACACTTGTCTTTTCGGCAATAAGAATCTGCCGGAAATTAATGATAAGATTATATACTCTTATCTAGTTTATAAATCAATATCAGAAATCGAAAGTGTCTTTGATTATGAAGGTAGTTTTAATCAAGAAACACTAATGGAATATTTTGACGAGTATAATTATTCTACTTTGTATGAAATATCACCTTATAAAATAGCAAAAGATTTATCATTATCTATAAATACGGTAAAAGCTAGATTACGTTATTTAATTCATTCCAACATTTTAGATTGCGACAATAATATATACATATTGCCTAAAATTAAAAATAGCACATATTTTAAATTAGAAATGGAAACTGGATTGAAGGGTAATGATTTAGTCGTTTATTCATTTTTACTTGGAAAGGCAGAAAGATTTCATGGGAAAATAACAACTTATAATGGAATACAATGTAAAGAATTGGGCATGAGTAAGAAAAACTACGAGAAAGTATTATGTAGTTTATCACAAAAAGGATTTATTTACAGAGATAAAAATAACGCATTATTAATAAACTAAATCAAAAAAAAGTATGAGACAAAAGTGGAAGATTGAAAAATAATTGCTATCTTAGCGGTCGAAAAAGAAACAGGCTCTTTCCAGTTAACACCAACTAGGAAGAGCTTTTTTATTTATAAGTATAAATGAAACAAATATGGCTGATAAAGAACCAAACTTTCAAATGACATTTGCCTTTATTGATAGGCAAATAGATAACAATGTTATCCAACAAAGGTTGTTAGATGGATACATTAATGGTACTGCTATATGTAAGTCTGCTGGAAAGGAAATGAAACATTATCTTTCTAATCAGACAACAAAAGAGTATCTATTTGAATTATCTTCCGAAGTCGGAATTCCGACTTCGGCTTTAATTCAGATAGTTAGAGGTGGAATTCCTGAATTACAAGGAACTTGGGTACATCCTTATGTCGCTACACATTTAGCACAATGGTGTGGAAAATTTCACACCATTCCAAGAGATAATTAACAAAAGTATAACTAAAAGTTATGGCACAAGGCTAGGTGTGGAGTCGGATATAAGTGCCAAAAATAGATGTATAGCTCTAAAAATGAGCCAATTCACATTTTGTTGCCCGAATTATTATCTACCTTTGCAACGATTACTACATCAAGAAAAGAAGATGGAAACATCCAGTAAAAAAAGAATTGTCATTCTGTCGGCCATCGGTATCCTGTTTACCAGCCTCATCTGCCTTTACGGATTC
The DNA window shown above is from Bacteroides faecium and carries:
- a CDS encoding KilA-N domain-containing protein, with product MADKEPNFQMTFAFIDRQIDNNVIQQRLLDGYINGTAICKSAGKEMKHYLSNQTTKEYLFELSSEVGIPTSALIQIVRGGIPELQGTWVHPYVATHLAQWCGKFHTIPRDN